GTCTGCAATATGCCGTCGATCAATTCATCCTTGCCGGCGGCAGCGCCGTCATTTTTGTCGATCCCTTCTCCACGACCGGCCGCGGACCCGGTACGGCCGGAACGGCGCCGCTGAAAAAACTGTTTGATGCCTGGGGGATCTCCTTTGACAATACCAAAACCCTTGCTGATTTCAGCTTTGCAACCCGGGTCCGGAACGAGAGCAACCAGATTGAAGACAATCCCTTTTGGATTTCGCTGCCGCCGGAAACCTTTAATGCCGCCAGTCTGATAACTTCCAAGCTGGAAAGCATGCTGCTGCCCGCGCCAGGCGTTATTCAAAAAACCGGAATTGCCGGCCTCACCTATGAACCGCTGCTGCAGTCAAGCGTCAATTCAGCCTTGGTCGATTCAAGCAGCGTTCGGTCGGGTGTTGACGAAATCAGACGCGATTTCAAGCCGCAAAATACCAAGTTTGACCTTGCCGTTAAAATAACCGGCACCTTTCAGACCGCATTTAAGGATGGCAGACCCAAGGTCGCGGATAAGGCTGAAGCCGGGGCCGCTAAAACGACGCCGCCGGAATCGGATCAGCCGCCGGCAGCCCCCCTGGCCACAGGGCTTAAACCGGCAACGGTCATTGTCGTGGCCGACGCCGACCTGCTGTTCGACGGGTATTACTTCCACAGGCAAAATTTTTTGGGCTTTAATATCGCCCGGATTTTCAACGACAATCTCAACTTTGTCTTAAACTCAAGTGAAATGCTGGTCGGCGGACCGGAGCTCATCAATATCCGCTCCCGGGGAAAATTTGAAAAACCGTTTACCCGGGTCAAGGCATTGGAAGAAAAAGCCCAGATGAAATGGCTGGCCCGGGAACAGGAGCTCATCAAAAAAGTTGAGGAAACCAACCGCGAGCTGGAAAGGCTCGAGGGGCAGAAAGACGCCTCCCAGCGGCTGATTGCCAGCAGCGAGCAGGAGGCTGAAATCAAAAAATTTCAGGAAGAGAAACGCCGGATCAACAAAGAGTTAAAAATTGTCCGCCGCAACTTGAGGGCGGAGATCGAATCCCTGGGAAGAACCGTCAAGCTGATAAATATTTTCCTGATGCCGCTGCTGATCGGAATCTTCGGTATTGTTTTTGCAATCCTGCGGCGCAAAAAAAGCGCCGGCGTGTGAGGAGCTGATGAAATTAAAGACATTTGCGATACTGCTTATTACTTTTTGCATTCTTCTGGCCGTCGTGCTGTTAACCACCCGCACAAAAAAAACGGCTGAAGACCAGGCGGATATGGGCGCCAAGCTGTTTGCCGGCCTGGCCGCCGGCAACATTGCGGCCATAACCATCACCAGCCCGGAGGCAACCGCGAAACTCAAACAAACCCCAAACGGCTGGATCGTTGAAAACCGGTTTGGTTACCCGGCGGATTTTTCCAAAGTTGCCGAACTGGTCAAAAAACTGTCCGACGCCAAGATCGGCCGCACGTTTCCCGCTTCGGCGGAAATTCAAGCCAGGCAGTCCCTCTATCCGCCGGAACAACAGGAACTGCCCGCCGACCAGAAGGGAACCCGGATCGTGCTGGCCGACAAGGACGCCAAAACACTGGCGGATCTGATTATCGGCAAAGAGCGCGAAAACGGCGGCGATACGTTTTATGTCATGCCTTTACCCCAAAGCCGGATATGTCTCATCGATCAGAATTTCCGGTTTCTGGAAAAAAAGCCCGCGGACTGGTTGAATAAAAAGCCGCTGGATCTGAATCCCAAAAAGGTCCAAAAGGTGGTTCTCTTCGATCCGAAAAAAAACCGCGCAATTTACACCCTACAGCGTCCGGCCGAAGACAAGGACCCGGTCCTGTTGGATTTGGCCCCGGATAAAAAAATGGCAAAATTCAAGGCCGACCAGCTGTTTGAAGCCCTGACGTCCTTGACCGTCGAAGATGTAGCCGATCCCGGGCAGAAAGATGCCGCCCGGTT
The genomic region above belongs to Desulfobacterales bacterium and contains:
- a CDS encoding Gldg family protein, whose protein sequence is MSDKKRFFEKSFFSVLGLVLVLLILVLANILFARVNIRWDATKENLYSLSDSTEKILGNLKQDVSIKVFYSKSVVNTPSYIKNYANRMLDFLSEYENFSNGKVKIEVYDPKADSEEEEWAQKYGLEGVELATGEKIYLGLVAVAADQEEIIKALDSTNEERLEYDITRIILRVQSPHKPKVGIIAGLPVLGQPPNPYTQQNPQPPWYFVTELQKTYDVEEIRPDAQRIDPDISLLLIIHPAGIGEGLQYAVDQFILAGGSAVIFVDPFSTTGRGPGTAGTAPLKKLFDAWGISFDNTKTLADFSFATRVRNESNQIEDNPFWISLPPETFNAASLITSKLESMLLPAPGVIQKTGIAGLTYEPLLQSSVNSALVDSSSVRSGVDEIRRDFKPQNTKFDLAVKITGTFQTAFKDGRPKVADKAEAGAAKTTPPESDQPPAAPLATGLKPATVIVVADADLLFDGYYFHRQNFLGFNIARIFNDNLNFVLNSSEMLVGGPELINIRSRGKFEKPFTRVKALEEKAQMKWLAREQELIKKVEETNRELERLEGQKDASQRLIASSEQEAEIKKFQEEKRRINKELKIVRRNLRAEIESLGRTVKLINIFLMPLLIGIFGIVFAILRRKKSAGV
- a CDS encoding DUF4340 domain-containing protein, encoding MKLKTFAILLITFCILLAVVLLTTRTKKTAEDQADMGAKLFAGLAAGNIAAITITSPEATAKLKQTPNGWIVENRFGYPADFSKVAELVKKLSDAKIGRTFPASAEIQARQSLYPPEQQELPADQKGTRIVLADKDAKTLADLIIGKERENGGDTFYVMPLPQSRICLIDQNFRFLEKKPADWLNKKPLDLNPKKVQKVVLFDPKKNRAIYTLQRPAEDKDPVLLDLAPDKKMAKFKADQLFEALTSLTVEDVADPGQKDAARFSGAPRFDYTLYDGTVYHVFPGAALKEDAEKHYFRTEVSYQPPPGKADPAQKESQAKLKEEAEKLNLKISPLTYVISKWVYDSFFTDPKNLIEKEAKK